From a region of the Gavia stellata isolate bGavSte3 chromosome 32, bGavSte3.hap2, whole genome shotgun sequence genome:
- the PLPPR3 gene encoding phospholipid phosphatase-related protein type 3, translating to MIPPKEKGSAPKDSMTLLPCFYFVELPIVASSIVTLYFLELTDLFKPAKVGFQCYDRALSMPYVETNEELIPLLMLLSLAFAAPAASIMVGEGIVYCLQSRLKGRAGAEGSINAGGCNFNSFLRRTVRFVGVHVFGLCATALVTDVIQLATGYHAPFFLTVCKPNYTLLGTPCDANPYITQDICSGTDKHAILSARKTFPSQHATLSAFAAVYVSMYFNSIISDSTKLLKPILVFAFAIAAGICGLTQITQYRSHPADVYVGFLIGSGIAAYLAYHAVGNFRAPMERVPAPAPAKDALRALTQRGHDSVYHQNKSVSTDELNPQTRLEEAARPVPREKNSLGSLKRASVDVDLLAPRSPMGKENMVTFSNTLPRVNTPSMDDPARRHMTIHVPVDASRSKQLITEWKQKSLEGRSMTLAEEAVHGRGTGDVGEDVPPSLYPTVQARSAERAAMGPRVLIQPRPGASQLVHIPEESQAGAGIPAGSGAAVRAKWVMVAEKGGAQRVANPPRLMQVIAMSKQQSVVSVTPKHSETSSSSTSSDSSQYRSPSERDSSSIITIDAHAPHHPVVHLSAGNGPWEWKSGPKGPEGPDVYELGEMGKDFRGFHPAKSAGVSPGSSVSDMEQDEPRYGSLAAIPGAAGGGGERGDAPPEGLLGTASRESTLRRKPAERDGQGDSEVDHYYKKMQASRRFKD from the exons ATGATCCCCCCCAAGGAGAAGGGCAGCGCTCCCAAGGACAGCATGACGCTCCTGCCCTGCTTCTACTTCGTGGag CTGCCCATCGTGGCCTCCTCCATCGTGACGCTCTACTTCCTGGAGCTGACGGACCTCTTCAAGCCGGCCAAGGTGGGCTTCCAGTGCTACGACCGGGCGCTCTCCATGCCCTACGTGGAGACCAACGAGGAGCTCATCCCGCTGCTCATGCTGCTCAGCCTGGCCTTcgccgcgcccgccgcctcG ATCATGGTCGGGGAGGGCATCGTGTACTGCCTGCAGTCCAGGCTGAAGGGACGCGCCGGTGCCGAGGGCAGCATTAACGCCGGCGGCTGCAACTTCAACTCCTTCCTGCGCCGGACCGTAAGGTTTGTGG GCGTCCACGTGTTCGGGCTCTGTGCCACAGCCCTGGTGACGGACGTTATCCAGCTGGCCACCGGCTACCACGCGCCCTTCTTCCTGACTGTCTGCAAGCCCAACTACACACTGCTGGGCACCCCCTGTGACGCCAACCCCTACATCACCCAGGACATCTGCTCGGGCACGGACAAGCACGCCATCCTCTCCGCCAG GAAGACTTTCCCGTCCCAGCACGCGACGCTCTCGGCTTTCGCTGCCGTCTACGTGTCG ATGTATTTCAATTCCATCATCTCGGACAGCACCAAACTCCTCAAGCCCATCCTGGTCTTCGCCTTTGCCATCGCTGCCGGCATCTGCGGCCTGACCCAGATCACCCAGTACCGCAGCCACCCTGCCGATGTCTACGTGGGCTTCCTGATTGGCTCCGGCATCGCCGCCTACCTG GCTTACCACGCTGTTGGCAACTTCCGTGCCCCGATGGAGAGGGtcccggcaccggcaccggccaAGGACGCGCTGCGGGCGCTGACGCAGCGGGGCCACGACTCTGTCTACCACCAGAACAAGTCAGTGAGCACCGATGAGCTGAACCCACAGACGCGGTTGGAGGAGGCGGCGCGGCCAGTGCCACGGGAGAAGaattccctgggcagcctgaaGCGGGCCAGCGTGGACGTGGACCTGCTGGCCCCCCGCAGCCCCATGGGCAAGGAGAACATGGTGACCTTCAGCAACACCCTGCCCCGTGTCAACACCCCCTCCATGGATGACCCTGCGCGGCGCCACATGACCATCCATGTCCCCGTGGACGCCTCCCGCTCCAAGCAGCTCATCACCGAGTGGAAGCAGAAGTCGCTGGAGGGCCGGAGCATGACACTGGCAGAGGAGGCGGTGCACGGCCGGGGCACGGGGGACGTTGGCGAGGACGTTCCCCCCTCCCTCTACCCCACGGTGCAAGCACGCTCGGCCGAGCGGGCGGCCATGGGGCCCCGCGTCCTCATCCAGCCCCGGCCGGGTGCCTCGCAGCTGGTGCACATCCCCGAGGAGAGCCAGGCAGGCGCCGGCATCCCggctggcagcggggcggcTGTGCGGGCCAAGTGGGTGATGGTGGCGGAGAAGGGGGGGGCGCAGAGGGTGGCCAACCCCCCGCGCCTGATGCAGGTCATCGCCATGTCCAAGCAGCAGAGCGTCGTCTCCGTCACCCCCAAGCACTCGGagacctcttcctcctccaccagctccgACTCCTCCCAGTACCGCTCGCCCTCCGAGCGGGACAGCTCCAGCATCATCACCATCGACGCCCATGCCCCCCACCACCCTGTCGTCCACCTCTCTGCCGGCAACGGGCCCTGGGAGTGGAAGTCGGGGCCGAAGGGGCCGGAGGGGCCGGACGTCTACGAGCTGGGCGAGATGGGGAAGGATTTCCGCGGCTTCCACCCAGCCAAGAGTGCCGGTGTCTCCCCCGGCTCCTCCGTCAGCGACATGGAGCAGGACGAGCCACGCTACGGCAGCCTGGCCGCCATCCCGGGGGCGGCAGGGGGTGGCGGGGAGCGAGGGGACGCCCCCCCCGAGGGGCTGCTGGGCACGGCCAGCCGGGAGTCCACGCTGCGGAGGAAGCCAGCCGAGAGGGACGGGCAGGGGGACAGCGAGGTGGACCACTACTACAAGAAAATGCAAGCCAGCCGTAGATTTAAGGACTGA
- the CFD gene encoding complement factor D encodes MGPSPAPVLVLALLLLLGAMVNGQPRGRILGGYEAKPHLKPYMASLQLDGQHVCGGFLISEQWVLSAAHCTEETDGKVFQILLGAHSLTEPEPHKRLYRVRAQIPHPGSNIHNNKDDLLLLQLEEKAELNAHVRVLPFQREDRDVAADTVCEVAGWGTISHSGGQPDKLYQVERPVISRDVCNHRTRHDHTITEKMMCTDSRRKDTCKGDSGGPLVCRGVAEGVVTAGSRVCGNYKKPAIYTRIAPYAAWIDSVMASADGEGDAR; translated from the exons ATGGGGCCGAGTCCCGCTCCCGTCCTCgtccttgctctgctgctgctgctgggggccaTGGTGAATG GGCAGCCCCGGGGACGGATCCTGGGGGGCTACGAGGCCAAGCCCCACCTGAAGCCGTACATGGCCTCACTGCAGCTGGACGGGCAGCACGTCTGCGGGGGCTTCCTCATCTCCGAGCAGTGGGTGCTGAGCGCTGCCCACTGCACCGAGGAGAC GGACGGCAAAGTCTTCCAGATCCTCCTGGGTGCCCACTCACTGACAGAGCCGGAGCCCCACAAACGCCTGTACCGGGTGCGCGCCCAGATCCCCCACCCCGGCAGCAACATCCACAACAACAAGGAcgacctcctcctcctccag ctggaggagaaagcGGAGCTGAATGCGCACGTGCGGGTGCTGCCGTTCCAGCGGGAGGACAGGGACGTGGCGGCCGACACGGTGTGCGAGGTGGCGGGCTGGGGCACCATCAGCCACAGCGGCGGCCAGCCGGATAAGCTCTACCAGGTGGAGCGGCCGGTGATCAGCCGCGACGTCTGCAACCACCGCACCCGCCACGACCACACCATCACCGAGAAGATGATGTGCACTGACTCCCGCAGGAAAGACACCTGCAAG GGAGACTCCGGCGGCCCCCTGGTCTGCAGGGGGGTGGCTGAGGGGGTGGTCACGGCTGGCTCCCGCGTCTGCGGCAACTACAAGAAACCCGCCATCTACACCCGCATCGCCCCGTACGCGGCCTGGATCGACAGCGTCATGGCCTCGGCGGACGGGGAGGGAGACGCTCGCTGA